From the Priestia koreensis genome, one window contains:
- a CDS encoding ABC-F family ATP-binding cassette domain-containing protein yields MSILTVKNLSHGFGDRAIFNDVSFRLLKGEHIGLIGANGEGKSTFMNIITGKLEPDDGKVEWSKKVRVGYLDQHAVLERGLSIRDVLRTAFQYLFDLEEEMNGIYGKMADVSPEELEGLLEEVGTLQDLLTNNDFYTIDAKIEEIARGLGLDDIGLERDVHDLSGGQRTKVLLAKLLLEKPDILLLDEPTNYLDEQHIEWLKRYLQEYENAFVLISHDIPFLNSVINLIYHMENQELNRYVGDYDDFMKVYEVKKQQLESAYKKQQQEISDLKDFVARNKARVSTRNMAMSRQKKLDKMDIIELAQERPKPEFNFKEARTASKLIFQTKDLVIGYNEPLSRPLNLKMERGQKIALVGANGIGKTTLLKSILGEIKPVSGTVERGDYQEIGYFEQEVKTANHNTCIEEVWSEFPSFTQYEVRAALAKCGLTTKHIESKVEVLSGGEKAKVRLCKLMNTETNILVFDEPTNHLDVDAKEELKRALKAYKGTVLLISHEPEFYRDIVTETWNCESWTTKVF; encoded by the coding sequence ATGAGTATTTTAACAGTAAAAAACTTAAGTCACGGTTTCGGTGACCGCGCAATTTTTAATGATGTTTCCTTTCGATTATTAAAAGGTGAGCACATTGGATTAATTGGTGCCAACGGTGAAGGAAAATCAACGTTTATGAACATTATCACGGGCAAGCTTGAGCCTGATGATGGAAAAGTAGAATGGTCAAAAAAAGTACGTGTTGGTTATTTAGATCAGCACGCAGTGTTAGAGCGCGGCTTAAGTATTCGCGACGTATTACGTACCGCTTTTCAATATTTGTTTGATCTTGAAGAAGAAATGAACGGCATCTATGGAAAGATGGCGGACGTATCTCCAGAAGAACTAGAGGGCCTGTTAGAAGAAGTAGGAACACTTCAAGATCTGCTTACGAATAACGATTTCTACACAATTGATGCTAAGATTGAAGAAATTGCTCGCGGCTTAGGACTAGATGATATCGGCTTAGAACGCGACGTACATGATTTAAGCGGTGGACAACGTACGAAGGTACTACTAGCTAAGCTGCTCCTTGAAAAACCCGATATTTTATTACTAGATGAGCCGACCAACTATCTTGATGAACAGCATATCGAATGGCTAAAACGTTATCTACAGGAATATGAGAATGCCTTTGTATTAATTTCCCATGATATTCCCTTCTTAAACAGCGTCATTAACTTGATTTATCACATGGAAAATCAAGAGCTTAATCGTTATGTTGGCGACTATGATGACTTCATGAAGGTATATGAGGTGAAAAAACAACAGTTAGAATCAGCTTATAAGAAGCAGCAACAGGAAATCTCGGACTTAAAAGATTTTGTTGCCCGCAACAAAGCTCGTGTTTCAACGAGAAACATGGCAATGTCGAGACAGAAGAAGCTTGATAAAATGGATATCATTGAACTAGCACAAGAAAGACCAAAACCAGAATTTAATTTTAAAGAAGCTCGCACAGCAAGTAAGCTAATCTTCCAAACAAAAGACTTAGTGATCGGCTATAACGAACCGTTATCAAGACCGTTAAACTTAAAAATGGAGCGCGGACAAAAAATTGCTTTAGTAGGAGCGAACGGAATTGGGAAAACGACTCTTCTAAAGAGTATTTTAGGAGAAATTAAGCCCGTATCAGGCACAGTAGAACGCGGTGACTATCAAGAGATTGGCTATTTTGAGCAAGAGGTAAAAACAGCTAATCACAACACGTGTATTGAAGAAGTATGGAGTGAATTCCCTTCCTTTACACAATACGAAGTACGCGCCGCACTCGCGAAATGCGGACTAACAACAAAGCACATCGAAAGCAAAGTTGAAGTTCTTAGCGGTGGAGAAAAGGCCAAAGTTCGTTTGTGTAAGCTCATGAATACAGAAACAAATATTCTCGTATTTGACGAGCCTACCAACCATTTAGATGTAGATGCAAAAGAAGAATTAAAACGTGCACTTAAAGCCTATAAAGGGACCGTTTTACTCATCTCCCATGAGCCTGAATTTTACCGTGATATCGTAACTGAAACATGGAACTGCGAATCCTGGACAACAAAAGTCTTTTAA
- a CDS encoding 3D domain-containing protein: MKKLLLSLSATIILSLGISSAALADTYKVKSGDTLWGVSKKYHVTVNQLKQWNKLSSDSLRVNQVLTVSPTTTTKPTTKSKTVAPAVKKEISVTATAYTASCKGCSGITATGINLKKNPNAKVISVDPKVIPLGTKVYVPGYGYAIAADKGHAMKGGKIDVFFSSKSKAYQWGVRKVKIQILK, from the coding sequence ATGAAAAAACTTTTATTATCGCTAAGTGCTACTATCATCCTATCACTTGGGATTTCAAGTGCAGCACTTGCAGATACGTACAAGGTAAAGTCTGGAGATACTTTATGGGGTGTTTCAAAAAAATATCATGTAACAGTCAACCAGCTAAAACAATGGAATAAGCTTTCCTCTGATTCTTTGAGAGTGAACCAGGTTTTAACGGTATCACCTACAACTACTACTAAACCTACTACTAAATCTAAAACAGTTGCTCCTGCAGTGAAAAAGGAGATCTCGGTAACAGCTACCGCATATACAGCAAGTTGTAAAGGATGCAGCGGCATTACAGCAACAGGAATCAATTTAAAAAAGAATCCAAACGCTAAAGTAATTTCCGTTGATCCAAAAGTTATTCCATTAGGAACAAAAGTGTACGTGCCTGGTTATGGCTATGCAATCGCAGCAGATAAAGGTCATGCCATGAAGGGCGGAAAAATCGATGTATTCTTTTCAAGTAAATCTAAGGCTTACCAATGGGGAGTCCGTAAAGTAAAGATTCAAATATTGAAATAG
- a CDS encoding cobalamin B12-binding domain-containing protein has translation MNKRSEYLTELLLKGNEEKAWELVLDEHEQLNGCLMLFQELISPAMVRIGDLWETDAITVADEHLATMTCDYVLSRYQHMLKKEKKDHVYDEQPRALFLCIEDEQHYLGLKMISIIFEDYGWNTKFLGANLPLEYAMLASEKWEPEVIGLSFSMAHYAPRLSEYVEKMEAQTHQPQVMIGGRMIAQYPHNYEHCCSKDTKLISTLGHLSDWLASYEEGAKSIVKH, from the coding sequence TTGAATAAACGGTCTGAGTACCTTACAGAGCTTTTGTTAAAAGGCAATGAAGAGAAGGCATGGGAACTAGTGCTCGATGAGCATGAACAGTTAAATGGCTGCTTAATGCTGTTTCAAGAGCTCATTTCACCAGCAATGGTTCGAATTGGTGACCTTTGGGAAACGGATGCCATTACGGTTGCTGACGAACATTTAGCGACGATGACATGTGACTACGTTTTATCACGTTATCAGCACATGCTGAAAAAAGAAAAAAAAGATCATGTATATGATGAACAGCCGAGAGCTTTATTTTTATGTATAGAAGATGAACAGCACTACCTCGGACTAAAAATGATCTCCATTATCTTTGAAGATTATGGATGGAACACAAAGTTTTTAGGCGCAAATTTGCCGTTGGAGTATGCGATGCTAGCTTCTGAGAAATGGGAGCCAGAAGTAATCGGTCTCTCATTTAGTATGGCGCACTATGCTCCTCGTCTTTCTGAATATGTTGAAAAGATGGAGGCACAGACTCATCAACCACAGGTGATGATAGGGGGGAGAATGATCGCCCAGTATCCTCATAACTATGAACATTGTTGCTCAAAAGATACGAAGTTAATTAGTACTCTTGGTCATTTATCTGATTGGTTAGCGAGTTATGAAGAGGGAGCGAAGTCGATTGTCAAACACTAG
- a CDS encoding ATP-binding protein → MKNDTNSFISASVELQDNHILENYGLNEINFESIKDYREKFAASKPQHPWNNLDTKEFLYKIGAWGKQRNTNVEGLTVAGLLMFSEERIITEVLPQYFLEYRQTLSNIVKGEWEKRFTSQDGTWSGNVYDFYYKTMTYLDGSFAAAPQSLPHSLLHEALMNAIVHADYTGQSGIVIERETEYIQMTNPGLLLISEEQAFTTNMSHLRNPTLFKMFVLLNLCKRAGSGLKSIATATQSFNKMLPTLHQHPESEQTILSIHLVSSSERHQIEEQPIKEQKTTNIGVRAPGNNKKINSYTKNQNSYNKELNSYNNDIKSYNSDENSFNKEVNYYNKRDKSDNNVDDIPEKKSNREEIQTEASESEELIVIAKVARERRRLPPKQMEEIILQLCEKKPLRLKDLSMLLERIPDGLRNNYLSKLVNEGKLQLMYPDQPNHPKQSYITVDK, encoded by the coding sequence GTGAAAAATGATACAAACTCGTTCATTTCAGCCTCTGTAGAGCTTCAAGATAATCATATTCTTGAAAACTATGGGTTAAATGAGATTAACTTCGAGTCCATTAAAGATTATCGAGAAAAATTTGCGGCATCCAAGCCCCAGCATCCTTGGAACAACCTAGATACGAAAGAATTTTTATACAAGATTGGTGCATGGGGAAAGCAACGAAACACGAACGTAGAGGGGTTAACAGTTGCTGGTTTGCTAATGTTTAGTGAAGAGCGCATCATTACAGAAGTTTTACCACAATACTTTTTAGAATACCGACAAACATTGTCCAATATAGTAAAAGGCGAGTGGGAAAAGCGTTTTACATCACAAGATGGTACATGGTCTGGTAACGTGTATGACTTTTATTATAAGACAATGACTTATTTAGATGGATCTTTCGCTGCAGCTCCACAATCGCTCCCTCATTCGTTGCTTCATGAAGCGCTTATGAATGCAATTGTACATGCAGACTATACGGGGCAAAGTGGCATCGTAATTGAACGAGAAACTGAATACATTCAAATGACCAATCCAGGACTTCTACTTATTTCAGAGGAACAAGCTTTTACAACTAACATGAGTCACTTGCGAAATCCAACGTTATTTAAAATGTTTGTCTTACTCAATCTTTGTAAGCGAGCTGGTTCTGGTTTAAAATCAATTGCTACGGCAACCCAATCATTTAACAAAATGTTACCGACTCTACATCAGCATCCTGAATCAGAACAAACCATTTTATCAATTCATTTAGTGTCTTCTTCAGAAAGACATCAAATTGAAGAACAACCTATAAAAGAACAAAAAACGACTAATATAGGAGTTCGTGCGCCGGGAAATAATAAAAAAATAAACTCCTATACTAAAAATCAAAACTCATATAATAAGGAGTTAAACTCATATAATAACGATATAAAGTCATATAATAGTGATGAAAACTCCTTTAATAAAGAGGTTAACTACTATAATAAAAGAGATAAGTCCGATAATAATGTGGATGATATACCTGAAAAAAAATCTAATCGTGAAGAAATTCAGACAGAAGCGAGTGAGTCTGAGGAATTAATTGTAATTGCAAAAGTTGCTCGTGAAAGGAGACGACTTCCGCCAAAGCAAATGGAAGAGATTATCCTGCAGCTGTGCGAAAAAAAACCTCTTCGTTTAAAAGATCTATCAATGCTGTTGGAACGAATTCCAGATGGATTGCGAAACAACTATCTCAGCAAGCTCGTAAATGAGGGGAAATTACAATTAATGTACCCAGATCAGCCTAACCATCCAAAACAATCTTATATAACTGTGGATAAGTAA
- the megL gene encoding methionine gamma-lyase, with protein MKHGTRKIETEVIHSGYNVDHHLGSLSMPIFQTSTFTFRNAEQGEMRFKGEEEGYVYSRLGNPTVRSLEEKMAIMEAGEAALAFSSGMAAVSATLISLTKANDHIICSQGIYGCTFGLLQLMEEKYNITHDFCAMETEEQLRALIKPETACIYVETPINPTMKLVDLSLVVKVANEYGLQVVVDNTFSSPYLQQPLVLGCDIVLHSATKYICGHGDVIAGVVVGKKDFIENMAMTTQKDIGGVLAPFDAWLLLRGLKTLPVRMDRHCENAERLFQKLNMHPSVERVYYPGNVQHPDYPIMAKQMKKGGGLISFEIKGSKQDAQRVLNALDLVKIAVSLGDAETLIQHPATMTHSVIPAQERVEMGITDQLIRLSVGLEAWEDIWEDLSQALDTIL; from the coding sequence ATGAAACATGGGACGAGAAAAATAGAAACAGAGGTCATTCATAGTGGATATAATGTAGATCACCATCTAGGAAGTCTTTCAATGCCAATTTTCCAAACGTCTACTTTTACGTTTCGCAATGCGGAGCAGGGTGAGATGCGTTTTAAAGGAGAAGAAGAGGGATACGTCTACTCACGATTAGGCAACCCAACGGTTCGATCATTGGAAGAAAAAATGGCGATCATGGAAGCTGGAGAAGCGGCGCTTGCGTTTAGTTCAGGTATGGCGGCCGTATCAGCAACACTGATTTCATTAACAAAAGCAAACGATCATATTATTTGTTCACAGGGTATTTATGGCTGTACGTTTGGTCTTTTACAGCTAATGGAGGAGAAATACAACATTACACATGATTTTTGTGCAATGGAAACGGAGGAGCAGCTACGCGCCCTTATCAAGCCTGAAACAGCTTGTATTTACGTGGAGACACCGATTAACCCTACGATGAAACTCGTGGATTTATCGCTTGTCGTAAAAGTTGCAAACGAATATGGATTACAGGTAGTAGTCGACAACACGTTTTCTTCACCTTATCTTCAGCAGCCACTTGTATTAGGATGTGATATCGTTCTTCATAGCGCCACCAAATATATTTGCGGACACGGTGATGTGATTGCCGGTGTCGTGGTTGGAAAGAAAGATTTTATTGAGAATATGGCAATGACGACACAAAAGGATATTGGAGGAGTACTTGCACCTTTTGATGCGTGGTTATTACTTCGAGGATTAAAAACGCTGCCTGTACGTATGGACCGTCATTGCGAAAATGCAGAGCGTCTTTTTCAAAAGCTCAATATGCATCCATCTGTAGAGCGCGTGTATTATCCAGGAAACGTTCAGCATCCAGATTATCCGATCATGGCGAAGCAAATGAAAAAGGGTGGAGGTCTTATTTCATTTGAAATCAAGGGAAGCAAACAAGATGCACAGCGTGTTCTAAATGCTTTGGATCTCGTTAAGATTGCCGTAAGCTTAGGAGACGCTGAAACGTTAATTCAGCATCCTGCCACGATGACGCATTCTGTCATTCCAGCACAAGAGCGAGTAGAGATGGGGATTACAGATCAGCTTATTCGTCTTTCTGTAGGATTAGAAGCATGGGAGGATATTTGGGAAGATTTATCTCAGGCATTGGATACGATTTTATAA
- a CDS encoding methyl-accepting chemotaxis protein: MESTLRHRNEADVNKVLYRVFSIATIVMIVNDILQIVLYGMPKISVLGISYQLFFVLFLIPVLYYKASKEKQHFKVISISSLLLFAFLLHTDSWVNVPFVWLVPIGIAMLYTDVKIIRNVLIITVPLLILSQFMHYWFADKMVIETSMNRSILTAIYFTIQFLFIGFLLVNSTKRSSDMLVHSEELTQHVTEVLATTTESSSTLSKNVYELNHNIQDSQLGINQINAAVQNLREQSGFFLSLIEQTEQQMNDIAHYLDDTSKQSVVMNTDTTVIADLAGENKQSLLTSVQEMKEIKEASDRSIYAVQQLEEKMSQITVFLTGINTIAGQTNLLALNAAIEAARAGEHGRGFAVVADEIRKLADESSASAHNIQELLNDIVTTKDQVITSFKQTDHIVNHSVDTIHESVSSYDQLITLQKQMNDKLQSFTSNMNVLDQKGEMVSGAMSTLRNTHKDNDINVEEIAASVEEITASFQEISAYVEEVNERAHSLNNIAKEAR; encoded by the coding sequence ATGGAAAGTACTTTGCGTCATAGAAATGAGGCAGATGTTAATAAAGTGCTTTATCGAGTATTTAGTATTGCCACGATCGTAATGATTGTGAATGATATTCTTCAAATCGTGTTGTATGGAATGCCCAAAATATCTGTATTGGGCATTAGCTATCAATTGTTCTTTGTCTTGTTTTTGATTCCTGTCCTTTACTACAAGGCATCAAAGGAAAAGCAGCACTTTAAAGTCATTAGCATTAGCTCTTTACTCCTTTTTGCTTTTCTTTTACACACTGATTCATGGGTAAATGTTCCTTTTGTATGGCTCGTTCCTATTGGCATTGCGATGCTGTATACAGATGTAAAAATTATACGTAACGTGTTAATCATAACCGTTCCACTATTAATCCTATCTCAGTTTATGCACTACTGGTTTGCAGATAAAATGGTGATTGAAACAAGCATGAATCGATCGATCTTAACAGCGATTTACTTTACCATTCAATTTCTATTTATCGGCTTTTTACTTGTAAACAGCACGAAACGCTCAAGCGATATGCTCGTGCATAGCGAAGAACTAACTCAGCACGTAACAGAGGTTCTAGCAACCACAACGGAATCGTCCAGCACGTTAAGTAAAAATGTCTATGAGTTGAATCATAATATTCAAGATTCACAGCTCGGAATTAATCAAATTAATGCGGCTGTACAGAATCTTCGCGAGCAAAGCGGCTTCTTTTTATCGCTAATTGAACAGACGGAACAACAAATGAATGACATTGCTCATTATCTTGATGACACATCTAAACAATCGGTAGTGATGAATACAGATACGACGGTTATCGCTGATCTAGCAGGGGAAAATAAGCAGTCTCTGCTTACTTCTGTGCAAGAGATGAAGGAGATAAAAGAAGCTTCCGATCGTTCCATCTATGCGGTACAGCAACTAGAAGAAAAAATGAGTCAAATTACGGTCTTTTTGACAGGGATTAATACCATCGCTGGGCAAACAAATCTGTTGGCTTTAAACGCTGCGATTGAAGCGGCAAGAGCCGGCGAGCACGGTCGCGGCTTTGCTGTTGTAGCAGATGAAATTAGGAAGCTCGCTGATGAATCCTCAGCATCTGCTCACAATATTCAAGAGTTGTTGAACGATATTGTCACAACAAAAGACCAAGTCATTACGTCCTTTAAGCAAACGGATCACATCGTTAATCACAGTGTAGATACCATTCATGAATCTGTTTCATCATATGACCAACTCATCACACTACAGAAGCAAATGAACGACAAGCTCCAATCGTTCACATCGAACATGAATGTGCTTGATCAAAAAGGCGAAATGGTGAGCGGTGCTATGTCTACTCTTCGGAATACTCATAAAGATAATGACATTAACGTCGAAGAAATTGCAGCATCCGTTGAAGAGATTACCGCCTCTTTCCAAGAAATTAGTGCGTATGTAGAGGAAGTAAACGAACGCGCTCACTCGTTAAATAACATCGCAAAAGAAGCCCGCTAA
- a CDS encoding STAS domain-containing protein has translation MSNTRHLPFPYFRVNRFLEILEISDCTRDIFTTTPNFLNLVDRESKKKAQEKLFSNDRVETELVMKTHRSPFALFKVAIKWVDNEGYITCIEQDEHIKLLTEQVQQHRKRLAETDLELFLKKEEVENSLKKIVQLSGPLINLSKEVALIPLFGTLNEELISYNRSRLVNSLYNSSIEKIIIDFQAIGKVEAEGISHLSRLIGDFKLMGTDCYLTGVNPVHAVALHKYNAGIEIPADYISNLKEAIEKFFPVC, from the coding sequence TTGTCAAACACTAGGCATTTACCTTTTCCGTATTTTAGGGTAAATCGCTTCCTAGAAATATTGGAGATATCAGATTGCACACGAGATATATTTACGACAACTCCAAACTTTTTAAATCTAGTCGATCGTGAAAGTAAGAAAAAAGCGCAGGAAAAGCTTTTTTCAAATGACAGAGTTGAAACAGAGTTAGTAATGAAAACTCATCGTTCTCCATTTGCTCTTTTTAAAGTGGCAATTAAATGGGTTGATAATGAAGGGTACATTACGTGTATCGAGCAAGATGAGCATATTAAGCTTCTTACTGAACAAGTACAGCAGCACAGAAAGCGATTAGCTGAAACGGATCTTGAATTGTTTCTTAAAAAAGAAGAAGTCGAGAATTCATTAAAAAAGATCGTTCAGCTTTCTGGTCCACTTATTAACCTTTCGAAAGAAGTGGCATTAATTCCATTGTTTGGAACACTAAACGAAGAATTAATTTCATATAACCGAAGTAGGCTGGTGAATTCACTCTACAATAGCTCGATTGAGAAGATCATTATTGATTTTCAAGCAATTGGAAAAGTAGAGGCAGAGGGAATTTCTCACTTATCTCGTCTCATCGGAGACTTCAAACTAATGGGGACAGACTGTTATTTAACAGGAGTGAATCCTGTACATGCGGTTGCGCTTCATAAGTATAATGCAGGAATTGAGATACCGGCAGACTATATTAGCAACTTAAAAGAAGCTATTGAAAAGTTTTTTCCAGTGTGTTGA
- a CDS encoding WG repeat-containing protein: MWTQHQREWYTEAQTQLVSTPYYTNQEERVYDPINRQAALYPASIQTIEGRKWGYIDAKGIMMLSPIYDEAREFQPNDLAIVRMKDKYGTITRNGQYRIRPTYDTILPYQDQRAVVVDQEGFKVIDEFGVVLTKKAYSFINPFQEGRALCSVSDEKGTTLYGYLNLDGKEIIPTQYKNAYDFVDKKASVQIKENEFALINTKGERLHTYNYPFVGNLGEGLLRFQATENGKYGYINEEGTVVIEPQFTNSQPFQEGRAVINNAPDYGNQYGLIDKSGKVIIKPIYNDLLQIGSGRIAVGKAIKEGEPFIGSHYAIATNNGRFLTDFVYNQVSTFEKGLASATNNDTTFFIDEQGKIVQGLPILKGTGMLTVDRSLIKADVDNQVSYLTRSGQVVWEENDTVALNNRFQLRQKKYRPNKDYLVYYPQVEGMKVKSIQENVNNQLKTLSKVVTIDPIKQLDYSYTGNYSISMFKKNLLVIELNGYQYYFGAAHGMPTKTYPHINLINGKFYKLDELFIPGSDYQKVINDLITKQIKQNPQYSYVFPDSFQGISNNQPFYVSEYALHIYFTPYEIAPYAAGFPTFTIPYPQINEIINKKGEFWRSFQ, encoded by the coding sequence ATGTGGACGCAGCACCAACGAGAGTGGTATACAGAGGCTCAGACACAGCTTGTATCCACTCCTTATTATACAAATCAAGAAGAGCGCGTATACGACCCTATTAATCGGCAGGCCGCTTTGTATCCCGCTTCTATTCAGACAATAGAGGGTAGGAAATGGGGCTACATTGATGCAAAGGGTATTATGATGCTGTCGCCTATTTATGATGAGGCACGTGAGTTTCAACCTAATGATTTAGCGATCGTGCGAATGAAAGATAAGTACGGAACGATTACACGAAACGGTCAGTACCGCATTCGTCCTACGTACGATACGATTCTGCCTTATCAGGATCAACGAGCCGTCGTAGTGGATCAAGAAGGTTTTAAAGTCATTGATGAATTTGGAGTAGTTCTAACTAAAAAGGCGTACAGCTTCATTAATCCTTTTCAAGAAGGGCGCGCATTATGTTCCGTTTCAGACGAGAAAGGAACAACTTTATATGGATACTTAAATCTTGATGGAAAAGAAATTATCCCTACCCAATATAAAAATGCCTACGATTTTGTGGATAAAAAAGCTTCTGTTCAAATAAAAGAGAACGAGTTTGCTCTGATTAATACAAAGGGTGAGCGTCTTCATACGTATAACTATCCCTTTGTAGGGAATTTAGGAGAGGGTTTACTTCGCTTTCAAGCAACAGAGAACGGAAAGTATGGCTACATTAATGAAGAAGGAACCGTCGTAATAGAGCCTCAGTTTACGAATAGTCAACCTTTTCAAGAAGGAAGAGCCGTTATTAACAATGCTCCCGACTACGGAAACCAATATGGTCTAATTGATAAGAGTGGAAAAGTAATTATTAAGCCGATCTATAATGATTTGTTGCAAATCGGGAGTGGAAGGATCGCTGTTGGAAAAGCGATTAAAGAAGGAGAACCTTTCATTGGATCACATTATGCAATTGCAACGAATAACGGGAGGTTTCTGACCGACTTTGTGTACAATCAAGTATCCACATTTGAAAAAGGTCTTGCCTCTGCTACAAATAATGATACAACCTTTTTTATTGATGAGCAGGGTAAAATTGTTCAAGGACTGCCGATTTTAAAGGGAACAGGTATGTTAACCGTTGATCGTTCGTTAATAAAAGCGGATGTGGATAATCAAGTCTCATACTTAACACGATCTGGGCAGGTCGTCTGGGAAGAAAATGATACGGTGGCATTAAATAACCGTTTTCAGCTTCGCCAAAAGAAATACCGCCCGAATAAAGATTATTTAGTATATTATCCACAGGTGGAAGGAATGAAGGTCAAATCGATTCAAGAAAATGTGAATAACCAGTTAAAAACGTTATCTAAAGTAGTAACCATTGATCCTATTAAGCAATTAGACTATAGCTATACAGGTAATTACAGCATTTCGATGTTTAAAAAGAACCTTCTTGTTATTGAATTGAATGGGTATCAATATTATTTTGGAGCAGCCCACGGGATGCCTACGAAGACTTATCCACATATCAATCTAATAAATGGTAAATTTTATAAACTAGATGAATTATTTATCCCTGGAAGTGATTATCAAAAGGTCATTAATGATCTGATTACGAAGCAAATTAAACAAAATCCACAATACTCATATGTTTTCCCGGACAGCTTTCAAGGAATTAGCAACAATCAACCCTTTTATGTGTCTGAATATGCGCTCCATATATACTTTACTCCTTATGAAATTGCTCCTTATGCAGCAGGTTTTCCAACTTTTACAATCCCTTATCCACAGATTAATGAGATTATTAACAAAAAAGGCGAGTTCTGGCGATCGTTTCAGTAA
- a CDS encoding DEAD/DEAH box helicase, which translates to MTVQWSFFKEMKPFLQKVWQKSGFENPTSIQEKAVPLLVDKKDVIAESPTGTGKTLAYVMPLLQNIDSTNTHIQAVILAPSRELVMQILSEVQTWAEGSSIDVASFIGGVNVKRQLEKLKKRPQIVVGTPGRIQELIKMKKIKMHEVKTIVLDEGDNLLVPEHQGTVEMIVKSALAERQVVLFSATLPDHTEKLARSMMNDPEVLKVKQSEEAKAKVEHLYVVAEHRDKMEVLRRIMHTGKLTALGFVKDIGSLSVLTEKLAYRGIDVGALHSEVKKEERVAAIRKFREGKYPLLLATDVAARGLDIKGLSHVIHVDFPLDVNQYVHRSGRTGRAGASGTVISIVTPREERVLKQFAKEQGIKVHKREVIGGNIVEPENRPVEQHKTDKKYPKSKNKSSNSKKYTKKAKK; encoded by the coding sequence ATGACAGTTCAATGGTCATTTTTTAAAGAAATGAAGCCTTTTTTACAAAAGGTATGGCAAAAGTCAGGGTTTGAAAATCCAACATCAATTCAGGAAAAGGCAGTGCCTTTACTAGTAGATAAAAAGGATGTAATTGCAGAATCTCCAACAGGTACGGGGAAGACGTTAGCATACGTAATGCCTCTTCTTCAAAATATCGATTCTACAAATACTCATATCCAAGCGGTTATTTTAGCTCCGTCACGTGAGCTTGTTATGCAAATACTAAGCGAAGTCCAAACGTGGGCAGAGGGAAGCTCAATAGACGTTGCTTCCTTTATTGGTGGAGTAAATGTAAAGCGTCAGCTGGAAAAGCTTAAAAAACGTCCCCAAATCGTTGTGGGAACGCCAGGTCGTATCCAAGAGTTAATTAAGATGAAAAAGATTAAAATGCATGAGGTTAAAACGATTGTGTTAGATGAAGGTGACAATCTGTTAGTGCCAGAGCATCAAGGTACGGTTGAGATGATTGTCAAATCAGCGCTTGCAGAGAGACAGGTCGTACTGTTTTCAGCAACGTTACCTGATCACACTGAGAAGCTCGCACGTAGCATGATGAATGATCCGGAAGTGCTAAAGGTAAAGCAAAGTGAAGAAGCAAAAGCGAAAGTAGAGCACCTTTACGTTGTAGCAGAGCATCGTGATAAAATGGAAGTACTTCGTCGTATTATGCATACAGGCAAGCTAACAGCACTTGGGTTTGTCAAAGATATTGGAAGTCTTTCTGTCTTAACAGAAAAGCTTGCTTACCGTGGGATCGATGTAGGAGCTCTACACAGTGAAGTGAAGAAAGAAGAACGTGTAGCAGCAATTCGTAAATTCCGTGAAGGTAAATATCCACTACTTCTTGCTACCGATGTAGCAGCGCGTGGGTTAGATATTAAAGGATTATCACACGTCATTCATGTTGATTTTCCGTTAGACGTTAATCAGTACGTTCATCGCTCTGGACGAACAGGACGAGCAGGCGCAAGCGGTACGGTTATTTCCATTGTGACACCACGTGAAGAGCGTGTCTTAAAGCAATTTGCTAAAGAGCAAGGCATTAAAGTCCATAAACGCGAAGTAATTGGTGGTAACATTGTAGAACCAGAGAATCGCCCTGTAGAACAACATAAAACGGATAAAAAATATCCAAAATCGAAGAATAAATCCTCAAACTCGAAGAAATATACGAAAAAAGCAAAAAAATAA